From the Glutamicibacter halophytocola genome, the window CCGAACAGATCGACTACCTGCGTTTCATGCCTCCCAAAACCGCCGCCAACGCGCGCAGCTGGTGGACTGCGGTGATTCTTGGCGGCCCGGGCTGGGTCATCTTCGGTGCCATCAAGCAGATCACCGGCATGTTCATCGCCGTCTACCTGATCGCCACGCTGGACCCTCAGGCCTCGGCCACCGCCAACGAGCCGGTGCACCAGTTCCTGGGCGTCTACCGCGAAATGATGCCGGCATGGCTGGCCATGAGCCTGGCCGTCGTCCTGGTGGTCATCTCGCAGATCAAGATCAACGTCACCAACGCGTACTCCGGTTCGCTGGCTTGGACCAACTCCTTTACCCGCGTGACCAAGACCTATCCAGGACGCATGGTGTTCGTACTGGTCAACCTGGGCATCGCGCTGATCCTGATGGAAGCGAACATGTTCGACTTCCTCAATACCGTGCTGGGCTTCTACGCGAACTGCGCGATGGCCTGGGTGGTCACGGTGGCCAGCGACATCGCCATCAACAAGTACCTGCTGAAGCTCTCCCCCAAGGTGCCGGAATTCCGCCGCGGCATGCTCTACGCGGTCAACCCGGTGGGCTTCATCTCGATGCTCGCCTCTGCCATCGCCTCGATCGCCGTGTTCTTCGGGCTGCTCGGCGAGCAGATCCAGCCGTTCAGCCCGCTGGTGGCCGTGGGCCTGGCGCTCTTGATGCCACCGCTGCTGGCCATCGCCACCAAGGGCCGCTACTACCTGCGCCGCAGCGATGACGGCATCGACAGCCCGCTGCTGGACGCCGAAGGCAACCCGAGCGACGAGCTGTACACCTGCTGTGTCACCGGCCTGCGCTTCGAGCGCCCGGACATGCTGGCCTCCGCGGTGCCCGGCCCGAATGGAGAACTGCAGTACATTTCTTCGCTGGCCTTGGCCACGGATCGCACCGGCGAGCACCTGCTGCCGGCTGATCCACCGATCCGCTAGTTCCAGTAGCGACCCCGCGCAGGGGCGCTGATAACGGAAGGCAGGCTGCACCGTGCAGCCTGCCTTCCGTTGCCTATCGCCCCGGCAGTCCTGCCAATCAGCATCGGGGCATTGGGCTAGGCTGTGAGCTAGAAATAGATCACGTGAAGCAGTACCTTGCCGGGCTAACGGCAGGTGGGATGAAATGATGAAGCAATGACCAAATCCACCGAAGGCGGGTCCCAGACCTTGGGCCGCGGGCTCGAAGCGCTGACCCTCATTGGCGAATCCACGGCACCGCTGAGCGTTGCCGAACTAGCCGCGCAACTTGGAATTCACCGCTCCATGGCCTACCGCCTGGTCAAGACCTTCGAGCAGTACGGCTTTGTCGAGCGCATGCCTTCCGGTGATTTGGAACTGGGTGCACGCCTGGGCGCCTTGGCACGCAATGTCGCCAAATCCCTGCAGTCGGCAGCTGCCCCGCACCTGGCAGCGGTGTCAGACGAGCTTCGAATGACTGCCCTGCTGGTGGTTTTTGACGGCGAAGCCGCGGTCACGTTGAGCACGGCCGAGCCCCGAATGGCCGATGCCACTGTGGCCCAGCGCCCCGGTACGCGCCATCCCATTGACAACGGGGCACCCGGACGGGTCATCCGCTCGCAAATCAATCCGGTGCAATACCCGGCCAAGGACTTCGAATCCAGCCACGACGAGGTCATCCCGGGACTGCACTCCATCGCGGTCCCCTTGCTGCTGCCACAGGACAAGCCGGCGGCCGTTGCGGTAATCTATCCACCGCTGGAATTGGATGAAAACCATATCGCCCAGGTACTCACCACAGCCTCCGAGCGCATCTCTGCTGCTCTGGGAATCCGGCCGAAGTAAATACCTGAGCGATGGGTTGTACTGGTTATTGCCTACGCGGTGCAGGCTTCATTGGAGCATCCGGCATCACGCGGCTTGTAGGTTTCCGTACCTTCGACTTTTTCCCACACCACGTGACGATGCTGTCCGCAACGCTCGCATGAAGGAGCAAGGTAAGTGGCCCGCTCTTCCATGGTGTATGTCCGAAAATCACCCATCAGAACCTCTCTTAAACCAGCCTCGAATCAAGGACCCGGGGCGTGCTGGACCTGCTTGGTGCCTTCACTCTACGCGCGGATCACAGCACCGGCTAGAGCCGTTTCCAAACAGTTACCCACACCCGGCCAAGCAGCATTCCCGATGACCTGCAACACTGGTGCCGTGAACCAGCACAAGCCGATTCGCTACCCATCGCACTGCCCCGAAAGAAGATGTCATGAGCACCTCTGAACAAAAGCTCCAGCGGCTGAAGGAACGGATTGCGCTACTGCTGAACAAGGCGGAAAATACCAATTTCCCTGCAGAGGCCCAAACCTTCCAAGAACACGCCGAGCGGCTCATGGTTCGCTATGGCATTGGACGTGCTGAACTGGACGCGCAGCCCACCGGTCCTGGCAAGAAGAAGGAGCCAATCATTGAAGAGCACTTCGATATGCGCGGCACCTACCGGCTAGGCCAGCGCGATGGGCTGTCTTCGGTAGGACATGCCTTCAGAACCGTGACCCTGCTGCAAACAAACTACTCGAACTTCTGCCGCCTGTACGTCATCGGCCACGAGTCCGATGTGAGCACCGTCAAGAATCTCTTCTCGTCGCTGGTGATCCAGGCAAGCCTGGCGATGAGCCATTGGTGGAGCGAAGAAGGAAAGTATGTGGCCTGGGATCGGACCGATTCCGAGAAGGTCATTGAGCGCCGCGAGTTCCAGCGCAGTTTTTACCTCCAGGTGGCCGAACGCATCAGCGGGCTCTACCGGGAAGAAAGCCAGCAGGGCGGCAGCGGTACCGAACTGGTATTGGTGAGCCGCAAGGAACAGGTGGACGACTTTGTCAGCAGCAAATATCCCTCCCTGCGGCGCAGCCGAAATCGTGCTGCCACCGGCAGTTTGAACGCCGCCCTAGCTGGACGGGTCGCCGGCAGCAGGGCCGATCTTGGTTTTGGAAAAGACGTCGAGTCCAACGGGACCGCAGGAGAAGTAGCCAGCTAACACGCAAGGTTCTACGGATTTTGAAGGCGCCCGTTCAGTCGATCCACCTCATCCAATACGTCCACAGCAGCCCAAGCACGATAGCGTTTACTCTGTGAAACCAGAGTGAGCACCCCACTCTCCACGAGTTGATCCAGCGCATAGTAGACAGAGTTTTCTTTGACGCCAGCAAAAATCGAGGCCTGGTACGAGTCGATCACTGGATAATCTAGCAACTTTCCAATGATCTTATCGGCCGCACTATTCCGACTAGCGCCAGCAAGCGCTCGCCATTCATCAGGCAAAGCGCGTAGAGCTTCGATGGATTCATTCGAGGATTCAACTGCGTGGACAGCTGACCGGCACAGGTAGAGGACAAATTCGGTCACTTCTCCACGACGGTAATTATTTACGAGTTCAAAGTACCGACTTACGTTAGCTACCATTGCTGAAGCAATAGGGATTACAGGACCCGTTGTCAGATTTCGCCTTCTCAGAATGGCACCTATAAGAGCGCGTCCTATTCGACCGTTGCCGTCTGTAAATGGGTGAATAGATTCAAACTGGGCATGAGCTACCGCTGCTTGGACCATGACGGGAACATCATCACGATTTGCGTACCGAAGCAAATCCTCAAGCAATTCCGGGACCATCTCGTAAGGAGGAGGTATATGGACTGCGCCACGCGGCGAGTAGTCTGAACCGCCTATCCAGTTTTGTACGTCACGAATTTTACCGGCGTATCTGGCGTCGACTGTGTCATCTTTCATGAGGATGCGGTGTGCTTCACGCAGCGAGTCCAGGGAAATGGCTCCGTCGCTAGCACGCTCAATCATCTTTTGAATAGCCATGGTGGCCGCGACTATTGAATGGGCTTCTTTGCTTGCCTTTAGCCCAGCAGTCGCCTTTGCGAAATCATTGCGTTCAGCATTAACGTGTTCGATCTTGGAGGAGGAGACCGCTTCACTCCTTAGAAGGAACCCACTAACAGCGGCCAGCTGATCACCAGATTCATTGTTGAGCGATGCAATCTTGGCAGTCGCTTTCTCTGATTCCAAAATCACTTCCATTGTCGGCGCATAGTCCAACGACGCGATTTTTGGCGGAATAGATACCTTGATTTCGTCGACCATCCGGTCTTCGCGTGGCACTCTACCTGCAGGGGTCCATGCTCGGGTCGCTTCTTCATGAGCTGGCCAATTCATGGTTCTCCTCGAGAAATTTTCGAGTTAGGATTTCTTACTCGAAATTTTACCCCAAAATTCCGAGTTAGATTCTCTAAGTGGAAATTTTCAGTGGAATAGATTCAACGCGCTCGTCCGTGAAAGCTGGAGGTACAACAAAGGGCCGCTCCGAAGAACGACCCTTCATGCCAGCTGACGATTAACCGAGCTTGGCGCGAACCATCTGCGAGACGGCCTTGCCGTCGAATCGGCCGGCAATTTCGGCTCCAACCAGCTTCATCGCCTGCCCCATATCCTTCATGGACAGCTCATGATCCGCTGCTAGTTCGGCCATCACCTTCTCCACGATGCCCCGGGCTTCTGCCTCGTCAAGCATTTTTGGGAGGTAGGTAGAAATGAACGCAGCCTCTGCCAGCTCGCGTTCTGCCAGTTCCGTTCGCCCATCCTTGGCTGCCAGCTGCGCAGTTTCCTCGCGGTTGCCCACTTCCTTGCGCAACAGGTTCTCGACATCCTGGTCGTTGAGTTCGCTAGGGTTTTTGCCCGACTTCTCCTTGGTGCCAATGGCACTGAGGATATTGCGCAGGGTGGTTTTCTCCAGCTCGTTGCCTGCCTTCAGGTGGACGATGCTGTCTTCGCGCAGGCGATCTTTCAAACTCATGGGGTCTCGCTTTCAAAGTACGTGTGGTTGAAACTCTACCCGCTGGCTCCTGCGATCCAGTGGTCGTGTTGGTACGGTAGCTAAATGAAACCACTGCGCCTTGGAGCGATGATCACGGCTCTGATCCTTGCGGTGGTCATCGTGCTGATCTGGAAGCCCTGGGATGCGTTCAACTCCTGCGATGCTCCCAAGGAGTATTGCGCTCTCGCTGCGCAATTGGATCAGAGGGAAGGGATCGACTCGACCAGCGTCGAGCATGAAATCACCTCTGTTGATGCCAAGGACGGAAACTCCTCGCAAGCGTCATGGACGGTGAAACTCAATGAGCATCTGGCGCCTGAGCAGGCCGGCGACACCGCGCACTGGGCTTCATCCCGCATACAGGCCTTTATCGACCAACAATCCAAGGTGTACAGTTCCATTCGTTTTGTTGCCGGAGAACCACAGGATTCGGACGTCCCAAATCTGGCGCTGTACCCGCTGGATGTGTCGGACAGCGAGAACGTCAAAGAGCAAATAATCCAAGCGTTCTCCCTGCGCCAGCTCGGTGCCGACAGCGTGGGCCAGGGATCCGCGGTAGCCAAGGATATCCAAGGGATGAAGGCCCTTGGCCGCTATGCGGCCGAGCATGACGAGCCGCTCTCCCTGCGGCTGGAAGACTCTTCACTGATCTATAGCTCTGATCAGCGATTGGATCCCGCCGAGTTTAATCTGGCCTTGGAAGCAGCGGCACTAGATGACGTTGACAGCGCAGTATTTGATTCCAGCGGTCTGTCGGTGCACACCACCGCTGAGGCAGGCTCGGAAGACACCGGCCGGATCAAAGAATGGCTCGCCAAGCATGCTCCACTGGAACAACCAGTGGCATTCACCTTGAGCAATGCCGGCTACTCAGACGTCATCGAAGGCTGGGTTGGCGGGAAACTGCCCGAAGAGCTCATCGCCCGTCCGGCGCGGCTGCCCGACAATGTGGCTGCTTGGCCCCAAGATCCCGCTGCCCCAGCCTGCACCGAGAACGATTTGGAACTAGCTCTAGGCTCTCCAGATGCCGCATTGGGCTCAAGGTACATGGCCGTCTACGCCAAGAACATCTCAACGGCTCCGTGCGCCGTCGAAGGGTACCCGCAGGTTCAATTCCGCAACTCCCAGGGCCAGGCACAACAAGATGTCAGCCTGGCACCGATGGCCAGCATTCAATCCCAGCGTGTGGTTATCCCCGCCGGCGAAAGCATCCTCTCGGCGCTGAAGTGGAAAGCCATGTCCACCGCGAATGATCCAGATGCGACGACCTCGCTGGACATCGCGGCAGCTGCAGGATTCGAGCCCACCGAGCTTGTCCCCGAAGTTGAGGGCTCTGCCACGAGCCTCGATATTCTCGACGGCGGCGAGATCTCCCAAAGCCCGTGGCTTCAAGCCCTGGAAGGCTGGCCGGTGCCTGGCACGGCCGGCCAGCAGTCGCCTGGAGGGCGTCCTTAAGCGCAGGAACTACAGGGCGCGCGGCGGGAACTTCTTGTACTTGCGGTAGTGGTTGACCGCATTCAAGACCAGGTAGAGCTTGCGGCGCGGGTTCTTTTCCGCCGAGAACTTCAACGGGTTGGAGACCTTGCCGGCCTTGAGCAGCACGGCCGCCTTCCTGCCGGTCCCGCTATCGAGGAATCGGCGCAGCAAGTGGTGCGGCAAGACGGTGAACAGCTGCTCGCGGCGCAGCTGCAGCACCCCAGCGGCGGTTTCCACGACGGCATCGGTATGCGGATCCGAGTTGTCGAAGTCGGCGCCGAGGAACTCGGTGACGTAGAATCGTGCCGGGTTCACGCCAGCGGCAGTGAGGTAGAAATGATTGCGGCCAAGGCGGGGATTGATCTCGAAGAACTTGATCTGCCCGTCACGGTGGTCGTATTTCGCATCGATCATCGCGATGCCGCGCCACCCCAGCTCTTCGAGCATGCGGGCACCGTCGGCGGCCATCTGGTCGTTCTGCCCGGTGACGATGGCTGCCGAGTTGCCCAGCACCAGCGGCGCATGCTCCTCGATGACCACTTCGCCGTAGCCGGCGAAGATGACTTTGCCGTCCTGGGTGGCGAAGTAGGTGCACAATCGCATGGCGTCATCGCCGCCGGGAACGTATTCCTGCAGGATGTAGCCGGAGGTGTAGCCGCTGCCGTCGATCCTGGACAGCAGTGCCTCCAGCTCGGCGCGGTTGTTGATGGTGTGGATTTTCTGCTTGCCCTCGAACTTCGCGGCGATCCAATCCGCCGAGCTTGAAGGCTTGCCGATCACCGGGTAGGTGAAGTCCTTGGCCATGGCTTCCAGCTCGGTGCCCGGGTGGTAGACGGCGGTGCGCGGGTGGGCGATAGCCAGCTGTTCGGCGAGCGCATAGAAGTTTTCCTTCAGCGCCGCCGCTTCGATGATCTCCAATTCGGGATAGGGAATCACGAAGTGGGCTTCGAGCTGCGCGCGGTGCTTGGCGATCAGCATTATGTGGAAGTCCAGGGAACCGAAGAGCATCAGCGGGCGGGCCGAATCGGCGGCCAGCTCGTCGGCCAGATCGGCCAGCGCCGCAACCACTCGCGACTCATCTGCCATGGAGCCGATGGGGCGCAATTCGATGGCCACCGAATGCTCGATCACCCCATTGCCTGCGGCGGGCAGCACCACCGAACGGACCCCGTAGGCCTCGTAGAATTCGCGGGCCAGGGTGTAGGTGCCGATGTCGCCGCCGAGGATGACGGGGACAAATGGCTGGGTTGGATCAATTGCCACAGTGCTGTGTTCCCTACTTCTTGCGCCAGTTCATGTACTTTTCGAAGACCCAGGCCAGCGGCTTGTTCAGCGCCAGGTCCCATTCGCCATTGGTCTGCACAATGTCGCAACCGGTGTTGGTCTTGAACTTGGTCAGGCCCGAGAGATGGTGCTCCTTGTCCAAGGTGGCGCTGACGCCGCCCTGGTCCAGGTAGCGGCAGCCGGCGGCGATGGAGTCTTCCACCATGCGGTTCATGATCGCCTTGGGCGCGAAGATCTTGCGCTGTTCAGAGGACGAGGCCCCGTAGAGGTACCAGGCCAGGTTCGACGAGCGGATCACGATGGAGGCCGCCAGATCCACGCCTTCGTTGCTGGCGATGTACAGGGTGCAGGATCCTGGCACCGCTTCGTTGAGCACGCGGTGCATGGTTTCGAAGTAGCCCAGCGGGCGGCCTGTGAATTCCTGGCGGTCCGCGGTGTGGTTGTACAGGGCATGGAAGCGTGCCATATCCGAGGTGTCGCCCACCTCGATTTCCAAGGTGCTCTTCAGTGCCTTGCGGGTTTCATTGCGGGTGGTGGCCGAGTAGCTGGCCATGACCTGTTCCATGTCCAGCTGGTTGCCGTCCTCATCCTGCAGGGCAACACGGGCCACGAATTCCGGCTGGCCTGCGCCGAAGTCCAGTCCGACGTCTTCCTTGGTGAAACCGAGGTCCAACAGGGCGTCGTTCAGCGCCAGGGCTTGGGCTGAGCTGCTCTTGAGCTCCAGGTCGGCCAGCTGGGTGAAGCCTTCTTTGCCGAGGTTCTTGCGCACGGCGGCCGCGGCCCAGGTGCGCACCTCCCGGCCCGGGCCCATCTTCAGCTGGAAGGAGCCGCGGTTCTTGAGGTAGGCGGCCAGCGGGCGGATGACGTTTTCCGCACGGTGGGCCTGGAAGTCGATCACCGGGCCATCGGGAACGTAGGCCAGGGTCTTCTTGATCACGGGGGCGGCCCGGTGCAGCACCAGTGCAGCGCCGACCAGTTCGTCCTGGTCGAAGAAGCCGAGGGATTCACCACGCCACCCGCCCTTGACCCGGGCCCATTCAGGACGCTGCAGGAAGCTGACGTCGTGGGCGGTTTCGAGGAAGGCTGAGTGTTCGGCGCTGGAAATCGGACGCACGTGCAGGTCGTTGTGGCTCACGGGTGAAATCCTATCGTGCTTCGCGGGCTTAAGCGGGGAGGCTTGATACCCCCAGGGGGTACTTGACTTAATACCCCATAGGGGTATTATCGAAGTATGGAAATCACCCAGAACCCGGATGCCCAGGCACAGCATCACGGTTATCACGCGGACAAGTCCGCACTGGAACGCCGCCTCAAGCGCATCGAAGGCCAGGTCCGCGGGGTCGCCAAGATGGTCGATGAAGACAAATACTGCATCGACATCCTGACCCAGATCTCCGCCATCAACGCGGCATTGCACAAGGTCAGCGTGCAACTGATTGACGATCACATCGGCCATTGTGTTGTCGACGCCGCGAAGACCTCGATTCAAAGCGGCGACCCCAGCATCGTCCAGGACAAGATCGCCGAGGCCACGGCCGCGATTTCCCGGCTGGTGCGCTAGGCGCACCCCTCCCCTGATTTCAGATTCACACAGAATTCATCGAAAGAGAGCAAGATCATGAGCCACAACTGCAACTGCGGATGCTCCTCCGAAAACAACTCCAGCAGCTCCCAGGGGCTGCAGATCACCACTCGTGAGCAGGCCACCGAACTGACCACCCGGACCGAGATCAAGATCTCCGGGATGACCTGCGGCCACTGCGTCGCTTCGGTCACCGAAGAGCTCAAGGAACTGGACGGAGTCAAGAACGTCGATGTCATTCTCGATGCCCAGGGCATCTCCACCGCCACCGTCACCGCGACCGGCAAACTCAGCGAAGCCAGCCTCCGCGACGCGATCGACGAGGCCGGCTACACCGTCGAAGCAATCAACGCCTAGCCCATCAGCCAGGCACCAGGCCGCCATAGGCGGCAGGAAAGTGCAAGGTAGAACAATGACTTCCCATGCGCCAGAACATGCGCTGCCCGAAGCGCGCACCGTCGACCTGGATATCCAGGGCATGACCTGCGCATCGTGCGTAAACCGGGTGGAACGAAAGCTCGGCAAGCTTCCCGGGGTCACCGCCTCGGTCAACCTCCCCCTGGAAACCGCCAAGGTCCAGGTCCCGCACGATATCAGCGATCAAACGCTGATCAGCACCGTCGAAGCCGCCGGATACACGGCCACACTCAAAAAGCCGATGGCCCCCGAACACCACGAGCATGGCCACGACGAGCACTCCGGCCACCAGCATCTGGTCCCCAGCCACCTGTTTCTGCGCCTGGTCATTTCGGCACTCTTCACCATTCCGCTGTTTGTGATCTCGATGATCCCGGCGGCACAGTTCCCGCACTGGGGCTGGGTGGCTTTTGCCCTGGCCACACCGGTGGTCTTCTACGGCGCTTGGCCGTTCCACAAGGCCGCGGCAATCAATGCCCGCCATTTCTCCTCCACCATGGACACCTTGGTGTCCCTTGGCGTGCTGGCCGCCTACCTGTTCTCCGCCATCCAGCTGATCCTCGATCCGCAGATGACGGCGCACACCGGCATGGCCATGAGCGAGCACGCGCTGTACTTCGAGACAGCTGGCGTGGTGGCCACCCTGCTGCTGCTCGGACGCTATCTGGAACACCGCGCCAAGTCGTCGGCTTCCGATGCATTGAAGTCCCTGCTGAATTTGGGCGCCAAGGACGCGGTGGTTCTCCGCGATGGCCAGGAGATCAGGATTCCGGCCGCCCAATTGCAGGTCGGTGAGCACTTTGTGGTGCGGCCAGGGGAAAAGATCGCCACCGACGGCATCGTCGTCGAAGGCACCAGCGCCGTCGACACCTCGCTGCTCACCGGCGAATCGGTCCCCCAGGAAGTCATGGACGGATCCGAGGTCACCGGTGCAACACTGAACACCTCGGGACGGCTGGTCATCAAGGCGACCCGCGTCGGCTCCGAAACAACGCTGGCGCAGATGGGCAAGCTGGTCTCCGAGGCGCAGTCGGGCAAGGCTCCCATTGCCCGATTGGCCGATCGCATTTCGGCAGTCTTCGTGCCCATTGTCTTGGCCATCGCGGTCGCCACCTTTGCGATCTGGTGGCTGGTTAGCTCCGATCCCTATCAGGCCTTCAGCGCTGCGGTTGCCGTGCTGGTTATCGCCTGCCCTTGCGCCTTGGGACTGGCCACGCCGATCGGCCTGCTGGTTGGCACCGGCCGCGGGGCGCAGCTGGGCATCTTGATCCGCGGCCCCCAGGTCCTGGAGGATACCCGCAAGCTGGACACCATCGTCCTGGATAAGACCGGCACCGTCACCACCGGCGTCATGGCGCATGTGGGCACCAGCCCGGTTCCCGGGGTCGATGCCGACGAAATTCTGGCGTTGGCAGCAGCCGTTGAGCACCATTCGGAGCACCCGATTGCCCAGGCCATTGCCCGGGCCGGCGCCGAACGCGGCCCACTGGTAAAGGCAACGGATTTCCGCTCGGAGCCTGGCGGCGGAGTGTCCGGGGTCGTGGCTGGCAAGCAACTTGTTGTCGGCCGGCCCAGCTGGCTGGAAGCACAGGGCACGGTACTGGATTCCACGGCGCACGCGCTGCTGAACGAGGCCGAGGCTGCAGGCTCCACCGCAATATTGGTATCGGTTGACCAGCAGTTCCAGGCCATCATCTCGGTGGCCGACCAGATCAAGGATTCCTCCGCGGCGGCCATCAAGGCATTGCAGCAGCGCGGACTGCGGGTAGTGCTGCTCACCGGTGATAATTCCTCGGTGGCCACCAAGGTGGCGGCAAAGGTGGGCATCGACCCGCAGGACGTTTTTGCCGGGGTCTTCCCCGCCGATAAGGCCAAAGCCATTTCCTCCCTGCAGGAACAGGGCAAGGTCGTGGCCATGGTGGGCGACGGAGTGAATGACGCGCCGGCGCTGGCCCAGGCAGATCTTGGGATCGCCATGGGCTCAGGCACCGATGTCGCCATCGAGGCAGCGGACATTACCCTGATGGGCAACGATCTGCACCAGGTCAGTGCCGCCATTGACCTGTCGGCCAAGACCTTGGCCACGATCAAGATGAACCTGTTCTGGGCTTTCGCCTACAACACCGCTGGCATCCCGATCGCGGCCCTGGGGCTGCTGAACCCGATGATCGCCGGGGCGGCCATGGCGGCCAGCTCGGTGCTCGTGGTCGCGAACTCGCTGCGCCTTCGCCGCTTTGGCAAATAGTCCGCCGCGAGGGGTCTCCCCGGGCCCCTCACAGCGGACGGGGGCCGGCAAGCAATCCACGTG encodes:
- a CDS encoding purine-cytosine permease family protein, giving the protein MTATNEQQQAPASLAGGTSQGQLNAAKESLEDYTLRFAPRSYRRWVPSVVATSALGGIAYLADFSIGANIALAHGTASAITGVLIAALIIFATGFPLAYYAARYNLDLDLITRGSGFGYYGSIVTNVIFATFTFIFFALEGAIMAQGLELGLGIPKPLGYAISTLMVIPLVIYGMKTLAKLQVWTTPLWLILMVVPMVYLVATHPESVETFVNYAGEQGTGEGVNFASAMLAAGVCLSLMAQIAEQIDYLRFMPPKTAANARSWWTAVILGGPGWVIFGAIKQITGMFIAVYLIATLDPQASATANEPVHQFLGVYREMMPAWLAMSLAVVLVVISQIKINVTNAYSGSLAWTNSFTRVTKTYPGRMVFVLVNLGIALILMEANMFDFLNTVLGFYANCAMAWVVTVASDIAINKYLLKLSPKVPEFRRGMLYAVNPVGFISMLASAIASIAVFFGLLGEQIQPFSPLVAVGLALLMPPLLAIATKGRYYLRRSDDGIDSPLLDAEGNPSDELYTCCVTGLRFERPDMLASAVPGPNGELQYISSLALATDRTGEHLLPADPPIR
- a CDS encoding IclR family transcriptional regulator, with translation MTKSTEGGSQTLGRGLEALTLIGESTAPLSVAELAAQLGIHRSMAYRLVKTFEQYGFVERMPSGDLELGARLGALARNVAKSLQSAAAPHLAAVSDELRMTALLVVFDGEAAVTLSTAEPRMADATVAQRPGTRHPIDNGAPGRVIRSQINPVQYPAKDFESSHDEVIPGLHSIAVPLLLPQDKPAAVAVIYPPLELDENHIAQVLTTASERISAALGIRPK
- a CDS encoding DUF2786 domain-containing protein; the encoded protein is MSTSEQKLQRLKERIALLLNKAENTNFPAEAQTFQEHAERLMVRYGIGRAELDAQPTGPGKKKEPIIEEHFDMRGTYRLGQRDGLSSVGHAFRTVTLLQTNYSNFCRLYVIGHESDVSTVKNLFSSLVIQASLAMSHWWSEEGKYVAWDRTDSEKVIERREFQRSFYLQVAERISGLYREESQQGGSGTELVLVSRKEQVDDFVSSKYPSLRRSRNRAATGSLNAALAGRVAGSRADLGFGKDVESNGTAGEVAS
- a CDS encoding Fic family protein codes for the protein MNWPAHEEATRAWTPAGRVPREDRMVDEIKVSIPPKIASLDYAPTMEVILESEKATAKIASLNNESGDQLAAVSGFLLRSEAVSSSKIEHVNAERNDFAKATAGLKASKEAHSIVAATMAIQKMIERASDGAISLDSLREAHRILMKDDTVDARYAGKIRDVQNWIGGSDYSPRGAVHIPPPYEMVPELLEDLLRYANRDDVPVMVQAAVAHAQFESIHPFTDGNGRIGRALIGAILRRRNLTTGPVIPIASAMVANVSRYFELVNNYRRGEVTEFVLYLCRSAVHAVESSNESIEALRALPDEWRALAGASRNSAADKIIGKLLDYPVIDSYQASIFAGVKENSVYYALDQLVESGVLTLVSQSKRYRAWAAVDVLDEVDRLNGRLQNP
- a CDS encoding GatB/YqeY domain-containing protein, whose protein sequence is MSLKDRLREDSIVHLKAGNELEKTTLRNILSAIGTKEKSGKNPSELNDQDVENLLRKEVGNREETAQLAAKDGRTELAERELAEAAFISTYLPKMLDEAEARGIVEKVMAELAADHELSMKDMGQAMKLVGAEIAGRFDGKAVSQMVRAKLG
- a CDS encoding DUF4232 domain-containing protein — its product is MKPLRLGAMITALILAVVIVLIWKPWDAFNSCDAPKEYCALAAQLDQREGIDSTSVEHEITSVDAKDGNSSQASWTVKLNEHLAPEQAGDTAHWASSRIQAFIDQQSKVYSSIRFVAGEPQDSDVPNLALYPLDVSDSENVKEQIIQAFSLRQLGADSVGQGSAVAKDIQGMKALGRYAAEHDEPLSLRLEDSSLIYSSDQRLDPAEFNLALEAAALDDVDSAVFDSSGLSVHTTAEAGSEDTGRIKEWLAKHAPLEQPVAFTLSNAGYSDVIEGWVGGKLPEELIARPARLPDNVAAWPQDPAAPACTENDLELALGSPDAALGSRYMAVYAKNISTAPCAVEGYPQVQFRNSQGQAQQDVSLAPMASIQSQRVVIPAGESILSALKWKAMSTANDPDATTSLDIAAAAGFEPTELVPEVEGSATSLDILDGGEISQSPWLQALEGWPVPGTAGQQSPGGRP
- a CDS encoding carbamoyl-phosphate synthase, which encodes MAIDPTQPFVPVILGGDIGTYTLAREFYEAYGVRSVVLPAAGNGVIEHSVAIELRPIGSMADESRVVAALADLADELAADSARPLMLFGSLDFHIMLIAKHRAQLEAHFVIPYPELEIIEAAALKENFYALAEQLAIAHPRTAVYHPGTELEAMAKDFTYPVIGKPSSSADWIAAKFEGKQKIHTINNRAELEALLSRIDGSGYTSGYILQEYVPGGDDAMRLCTYFATQDGKVIFAGYGEVVIEEHAPLVLGNSAAIVTGQNDQMAADGARMLEELGWRGIAMIDAKYDHRDGQIKFFEINPRLGRNHFYLTAAGVNPARFYVTEFLGADFDNSDPHTDAVVETAAGVLQLRREQLFTVLPHHLLRRFLDSGTGRKAAVLLKAGKVSNPLKFSAEKNPRRKLYLVLNAVNHYRKYKKFPPRAL
- a CDS encoding lipid II:glycine glycyltransferase FemX; amino-acid sequence: MSHNDLHVRPISSAEHSAFLETAHDVSFLQRPEWARVKGGWRGESLGFFDQDELVGAALVLHRAAPVIKKTLAYVPDGPVIDFQAHRAENVIRPLAAYLKNRGSFQLKMGPGREVRTWAAAAVRKNLGKEGFTQLADLELKSSSAQALALNDALLDLGFTKEDVGLDFGAGQPEFVARVALQDEDGNQLDMEQVMASYSATTRNETRKALKSTLEIEVGDTSDMARFHALYNHTADRQEFTGRPLGYFETMHRVLNEAVPGSCTLYIASNEGVDLAASIVIRSSNLAWYLYGASSSEQRKIFAPKAIMNRMVEDSIAAGCRYLDQGGVSATLDKEHHLSGLTKFKTNTGCDIVQTNGEWDLALNKPLAWVFEKYMNWRKK
- a CDS encoding metal-sensitive transcriptional regulator → MEITQNPDAQAQHHGYHADKSALERRLKRIEGQVRGVAKMVDEDKYCIDILTQISAINAALHKVSVQLIDDHIGHCVVDAAKTSIQSGDPSIVQDKIAEATAAISRLVR
- a CDS encoding heavy-metal-associated domain-containing protein encodes the protein MSHNCNCGCSSENNSSSSQGLQITTREQATELTTRTEIKISGMTCGHCVASVTEELKELDGVKNVDVILDAQGISTATVTATGKLSEASLRDAIDEAGYTVEAINA